In Streptomyces sclerotialus, the DNA window ATGGTGAAGAGGGTGCCCAGTGACCCGATGATGAAGACGCCGGTCAGACCGGCGACGATCAGGCCCTTGCCCTGCTCGGCGCTGAAGGTGTCGCGCAGGGCCGTGGCGCCGATGCGCTGCTTCGCCGCGCCCCAGATCGCGATGCCGAGACAGAGCAGGATGGCCACCGCCATCACTACTTCGATCATTACCCGCGCTTCGTTGCCGAGAGTGCCGAACGGGCCCCAGTCCGGGGCGATTCCGCCGATAATGGTGGTGATGTCGCCCTTTTCGGCCGCAATGAACATTTTTGAACTCACCGCCCCTAATGGGTAGTTGTCTCCCGCACCAGACGGCGCGGCCAGTCTCTATCTTCGCTGACATTTGCCCGTGGCGATGTCGACTTGGCGTCAAACTTTGGCGGATCCCGTGTGGGCGGCGGTAGCAGGGGTGCACGCGTCGCCCACAGGGCCCAGTATTCTCACCGTGTGTACCATGCGCCGTCACTCTGAGCAATATTGGGGCGGAAGGTGATCACGGAGAGCGCTCGGCGTCCCGGTGACCACGGGATGCCGCCAAGTGGCCGCCGGACGGCGCCTGTCGGCTGAGGCCCAGGTCGGGCGGGGCGGACACGGGACCGGTTCGTCGGTAGCCTGACGGGGGTCGATGTGGGGGTGAGGGGTGCGGTGCGCAAGGTCTGGGTGGGAACGGGGATCGGCGCGGGCCTCGGTGCCTGCTTTCTCGCGCTGCTGATCATCGGAACGTACGCCGCGGCCGGCGGGATCGGCGGTGCCGCGGGACGGGCCGTCGGGCTGGCGAAGGGCGCGGTGCCGGCGGCGTACCAGCCGCACGTGCAGAAGTGGGGCACGCTGTGTCCCGCCATCAATCCGGCGCTGCTCGCCGCGCAGCTGTACCAGGAGAGCGGCTGGAACCCCAAGGCGCAGAGCCCGGCGGCGGCGCAGGGGCTCGCGCAGTTCATCCCCGGCACCTGGGCCACGCACGGCGTGGACGGCGACGGTGACGGCGACAAGGACGTCTGGGACCCGGTGGACGCGATCGCGTCGGCGGCCTCGTACGACTGCGAACTGGCCAAGTACGTGGAGAAGGTCCCGGGGGACGACACGCACAACATGCTCGCGGCGTACAACGCGGGCGCCTACCGGGTCATCCAGTACGACGGGGTGCCGCCGTACCGGGAGACGCAGAATTACGTCAAGGTCATCACCACCCTCGCGAAGAGCTTCGAGGCGCCGGTCCAGAAGGTGGAGCCCTCGCGGCAGGCCGCCGGGGCCATCTACTACGCGCAGAAGAAGCTCGGTACGCCGTACCTCTGGGGCGGGAACGGAACGCCGGAGCAGGGCGGGCGGTTCGACTGCTCGGGCCTGACCAAGGCCGCGTACAGATCGGTCGGGATCGAGTTGCCCCGCGTGGCCAACGACCAGTGGAACGCGGGGCCGCACCCGAAGCGGAACGAACTGCTCCCGGGTGACCTGGTGTTCTTCGCCCACAATCTGAACGACCCGCGGTCGATCCACCACGTGGGCATCTATGTGGGCGGTGGCTACATGATCAACGCTCCGTACACGGGCGCCGTGATCAGATTCGACAAGATCGACACGCCTGACTACATCGGCGCGACCCGCGTCACCGAAGATGGCGCAAAAGCGCTCCCCCGTCGGAACGCTGCGTGAACATGGGGCCTGAGCTGCGGCGATGAGTCAAGCTTCGATAACGTCCTGGTGATCATCCGGTGGAAAGTGGAACGTCGTGCGGGCGCATGACGTTTCCTTGGAGTGGGTGTGAGCGGCACTGCGGAGCACGGCTGACAGAAGACGCGGCCGGCACGGCAATGCTCGACGACCACGGGGGTTGGCAGCACTCGGATGGCGCTCGCGCGCGCGAAAGGTTAGGGGCCGCGGCACATGGCTGGACTCGCACTGGACGGGTCGAACCCCGACGTTGGCCTGCTCTTCGAGGTCAACGGCATCGCCAAGGACGCTCCGCACTGGTTCGACCAGGTGATGGAGTACGTCGGCGAGTACGGCATCATCGCCGGGCTGGCGGTCCTCTGCCTGGTCGCCTGGTGGGGCGCCCGTAAGAAGTCCGACGCGCCCGCCGCGGTGGCGGGCCTGGTCTGGGCACCGCTGGCGGCCGGCATCGCGCTGCTGGCCAACATCCCCATCCGGGAGTTCGTGGCACGGCCGCGTCCCTTCAAGGACCACACGGGCCTCGACGTCCTGGTGCAGGGCAAGAACGACTTCTCGTTCGTGAGCGACCACGCCACGCTCACGATGGCCGTCGGCGTCGGCATCTTCCTCGCGCACCGCAAGTACGGGCTGATCGGAATCGGCCTCGCGCTGCTCGAAGGCCTCTGCCGGGTCTACATGGGGGTGCACTACCCGACGGACGTCATCGGTGGCTTCGCGCTGGGTACGGCGGTCGCGCTGCTGTTCGCGCCGCTCGCCCAGGCGCTGCTGGTGCCGCTGATGAAGGCGATCGCGGCCTCCCGCATCGGGGCGCTCGTCCAGGCGCCCCGCGCGGGGACGGCGCACGCAGGCGGAGCGGGCGAGGGGGACGGCGCGGCTGTGACGGACGCGTTCGGGCCCGCGGGGGCGGCCGGTGCCGTCGGGGCCGGGGGCCCCGACGGGTTTCCGGATCAGCCCGGAGCGCCGCGCGACGGCCGCGTGAACCGCGACAAGGACCTCGCGGCCTGAGAGCCCGCCGCCCAGCCCAGATCACCTGCACGTCGGCCCCGCCCGGACACTCCGGGCGGGGCCGACGCGTTCCCGCCGCCGCTGGGGCGCGCCGCGCCTCTACAGCGCCTGCGGGAACGTCCGGAACAGGTGCTGCGGGTCGTACGTCTGCTTCACCCGGTCCAGCCGGCCGGCGGCCGCCCCGTAGTACGCCTTCTTCCAGTCCTTCAGGGCCGGGTCCGCGTAGTTCTGGTACGCGGCGCCGGAGGCGTGGCGGCGCATCGCCGTGTGCATGCCGCTCAGCCAGGCGTTCTGGGCCTTGCCCTGGCCGCCGGGGGCCCAGGAGGCGAGGTACTGCGCGAGGAAGCGGGAGCGGCGGTGCACGAAGGCGGTGGCCGTCGGCTGCACGCGGTTGATCGCGCCGCCCAGGGCGGTGAAGGCGACGTTGCCGTTGACGCCGTTGCGGCCCGCGCGCTCGATCCGGTCGATGACCGTACGGATGCCCGCCGCGCTCAGCGAGCGGTCGAAGAAGTCCGAGCGGGCCGCGTAGGTCTCCCGGCCCAGCTTGCCGGCCGGGTTCCGCCCGGGGACGCTGCCCGGCTGGTGGCACTGGGCGGTGGTCTTCGTGGCGCAGCCCGCGTACGCCTCCATCGCGTCCAGGTAGGCCTTGGGCTTGAGCGAGACCGAGGACGCCGGGCCGGGGCCGCCCGCGCGGTCGGCGAGCTTGTCGACGGCGTTCTGGAGATCGCGGTACGAGCCGAGCGAGAACGCGGCGACGGAGACGGTGGGGGTGGAGCCGGGTCGGGCGTCCAGGTGGCAGCTGGACCAGATCTCGTCGGCCTGCGCCGGGCCCCACTCCTGCCAGGAGCGCAGTACGGCAGCCGCCTTGGACCACGGCCAGGTCAGGTACGCCATCACCGCGTCCGGCGCCTGGTGCGTACGGAAGCGCAGCTCGGTGACCACGCCGAAGTTGCCGTTGCCCGCGCCGCGTAGCGCCCAGAAGAGGTCGGCGTGTTCCTTCGCGTCGCAGTGCAGGGTCTTCCCCGCGGCCGTGACGAGCGTCGCACCGACGAGGCTGTCGCAGGTCAGGCCGTACGCGCGGGAGGTGACGCCGTGGCCGCCGCCGAGGGTCAGGCCGGACACGCCGACGGTCGGGCAGGAGCCGCCGGGGATGGTCACGCCGTGCTTGCCCAGGCCCTCGTAGACGTCGATGAGCTTGGCGCCGGCCCCGATGCGGGTGGTGCCGCCGGACGGCGCGGAGACCTTGGACAGCGCGGAGACATCGACTATCAGGCGGTTGTCGCCGCTGGACCAGCCGGCGTAGGAGTGGCCGCCGTTGCGGATGGCGACGGGCGTGCCGTTCCGGCGGGCGAAGGCCAGGCACTCCGCTATGTCCCCGGGGTGCTTCACGTACGCCACGGCCGCCGGCTTCAGCGTGTCGAAGCGGGTGTTGTAGAGGCGGCGGGCGGTGGCGTACGCGGCGTCGCCCGGCCGTATCAGCTGCCCGTCCAGGCCCTTGCGGAGCGCGTCCCACGGTGACTTGGCGGCCGCCGCCTTCGTGGGCGTGAGTCCCGCCCCCGTGCCGCCCGCCGCGAGCCAGGCCGCCGTGGTCGCGGCGAGCCCGCCGCCCGCCTGCAGAATTGTGCGCCGCTTCACGGCCGCCCCCTTGCCGAACAGCGCCCGGAGGCGCCTTCCCGATGCCTTTCCCCTAGCCAGATGCGGAAGTGGGGCAGCAGGTTCCGCAGGGGAGGGGGTGTGAGGAGTGAAGGGGGTTGCTTCCGTGGTGCGCGGGGCGCCGGCCCCGGCGTCTCAGGGCTGCGGTCGGCCGGGCTGCGGTCGCCGGCTCAGCGGTCGTCGTCGGGGTGCCGGCGGTCGTCGCCGACGTGCCGTTCGGCGTCCGTGCGGGCCTGGGAGCGGGCGCGGCGGGCCGGGCCCGACCAGCCGCAGCTGCACCGGGCGAGACAGAAGGCACCGCGCTCGACGGTCGTGGTGCGGTGGTCCGCTGTCGTGCCGTCCCCGGCACGGGCGGCTTCGGCGGTCTGCTGCGGGTCCTGGGTCAGGTACGACACACCCCCACGCTACTGCCGGTTGTATCAGGCGGGCGTGACGGGCCACATGAACGGTCGTTGAACGAAATGGTTGCCCGATGCCGGCCGCGCCGTGCGGCGGCGGGACGGCGGCGCGACAGCGGCAGGGGGCTCGTGCGCGATGGTGGTGCAGGACAGACG includes these proteins:
- a CDS encoding bifunctional lytic transglycosylase/C40 family peptidase translates to MRKVWVGTGIGAGLGACFLALLIIGTYAAAGGIGGAAGRAVGLAKGAVPAAYQPHVQKWGTLCPAINPALLAAQLYQESGWNPKAQSPAAAQGLAQFIPGTWATHGVDGDGDGDKDVWDPVDAIASAASYDCELAKYVEKVPGDDTHNMLAAYNAGAYRVIQYDGVPPYRETQNYVKVITTLAKSFEAPVQKVEPSRQAAGAIYYAQKKLGTPYLWGGNGTPEQGGRFDCSGLTKAAYRSVGIELPRVANDQWNAGPHPKRNELLPGDLVFFAHNLNDPRSIHHVGIYVGGGYMINAPYTGAVIRFDKIDTPDYIGATRVTEDGAKALPRRNAA
- a CDS encoding phosphatase PAP2 family protein, yielding MAGLALDGSNPDVGLLFEVNGIAKDAPHWFDQVMEYVGEYGIIAGLAVLCLVAWWGARKKSDAPAAVAGLVWAPLAAGIALLANIPIREFVARPRPFKDHTGLDVLVQGKNDFSFVSDHATLTMAVGVGIFLAHRKYGLIGIGLALLEGLCRVYMGVHYPTDVIGGFALGTAVALLFAPLAQALLVPLMKAIAASRIGALVQAPRAGTAHAGGAGEGDGAAVTDAFGPAGAAGAVGAGGPDGFPDQPGAPRDGRVNRDKDLAA
- a CDS encoding FAD-binding oxidoreductase, which produces MKRRTILQAGGGLAATTAAWLAAGGTGAGLTPTKAAAAKSPWDALRKGLDGQLIRPGDAAYATARRLYNTRFDTLKPAAVAYVKHPGDIAECLAFARRNGTPVAIRNGGHSYAGWSSGDNRLIVDVSALSKVSAPSGGTTRIGAGAKLIDVYEGLGKHGVTIPGGSCPTVGVSGLTLGGGHGVTSRAYGLTCDSLVGATLVTAAGKTLHCDAKEHADLFWALRGAGNGNFGVVTELRFRTHQAPDAVMAYLTWPWSKAAAVLRSWQEWGPAQADEIWSSCHLDARPGSTPTVSVAAFSLGSYRDLQNAVDKLADRAGGPGPASSVSLKPKAYLDAMEAYAGCATKTTAQCHQPGSVPGRNPAGKLGRETYAARSDFFDRSLSAAGIRTVIDRIERAGRNGVNGNVAFTALGGAINRVQPTATAFVHRRSRFLAQYLASWAPGGQGKAQNAWLSGMHTAMRRHASGAAYQNYADPALKDWKKAYYGAAAGRLDRVKQTYDPQHLFRTFPQAL